A segment of the Blastocatellia bacterium genome:
AGATCGCGTGGTTTCGCGCTCGGCGCGCTGCAGCGATTCTGCCGACGGTGAACGAATTGCCTGAGCTGTTTCGTCGGGCGTGAGCGAAAGGAGGAGGTCGGATGGAGAGACGGGCTCGCGTACATCGCACGACACGCGAGACGAACATCGTCGTCGAAGTCCTTCTTGATGGGCAGGGACGTGCGAAAGTGGAATTACGCCCCGCCTTTCTCGCGCACATCCTCGAAGTGTTCGCTCATCACAGCCTCATGGATTTGACGGTCACGGCCACGGGTGATCTCGTGCATCATCTCGTCGAGGACGTGGCGCTGGCGCTCGGCGCGGCGATGAATCAGGCGCTCGGTGAGCGGGAGGGGATCCGACGCTTTGGCTCGGCGCTCGTTCCCTTGGATGAGGCGCTGGCGCTCGCGAGCGTGGATTTGGCGCGTCGTCCCTTCAGCGTCACGGATCTCAAACTCCAACGAGAGATGATCGAGGACATGCCTCGCGAGGACGTCGCGCATTTCCTTCGTTCCTTGGCGACGGCGATGGAAGCCTGCGTGCACATCGTCGTGCTGTATGGGGAGAACGATCATCACAAGATCGAAGCTGGGATGAAGGCCTTCGCCCTTGCGCTTCGCACGGCCATGAGTTCGGATCCGCAGCGCTCGGGCGTGCCGAGTTCCAAGGGGGTGATCTGACGTGCGCGTCCTCGTGCTCGATTACGGCGTCGGGAACTTGTTCAGCTTGTGCGCGGCGTTGGAGCGAGCGGGGGTGGAACCCGTCGTCGCAGCGGAATTCCCCTCGGAGCAAGATTTCGCCGCGCTCGTCCTCCCCGGCGTTGGCCATTTCACGCCAGTAGCGGAACGCCTCGGCGAGATGCGAGATCGCTTGCAGCAATGGCTTGCGGATGGAAAGCCGATTCTCGGCATCTGCCTCGGTATGCAGATCCTCTTTGAGGAGAGCGAAGAGGGAGCGGGGCGCGGTCTCAGCTTCTTCCGCGGGCGCGTTGTGCGCTTGCCGAATTCGGTGAAGGTGCCGCACATCGGATGGAACGCCCTGCGCGTGCGGCAGCGGCATCGTCTCCTCGAGGGAATCGAAGACGGCGCGTGGGTTTACTTCGTCCATTCGTATCATCCGTATCCGGAGGATCCCACGATCATCCTCGCGGAGGCGGAATATGGCCGGACGTTTCCGGCGATCGTCGCCGAGGGCGTGCTCTTCGGCATGCAATTCCATCCCGAGAAATCGGGGGGGGTCGGACGACGCGTGCTCGAGAACTTTCTCGCCATAGCGAGGGAGCGATGGAACTCTTAGCGGCGTTGGATCTCTTCATGGGAAAAGTCGTGCGCTTGACGCGCGGCCAGATCGCGACGGCGAAGGTCTACAGCGCCGATCCGATGGCGACCGCCAAGCGGTGGCAGGAGCAAAAGGCCGATGCCTTGCATCTCGTGGATTTGGATGCGGCGCTCGGGTTGGGCTCGAATTTCTCCGTGATTCAGCAGCTCGTGAGGGGGGTGACGATCCCGGTGCAATTGGGTGGAGGGATTCGTAGCGAGCGCGCGGCGCGGGAGTGGCTCGAGCGAGGAGTCGCGCGCATCGTTCTTGGAACACTGGCCATGAAGGATCCGGCCTGCGTCGGTCGGTTGATCGAAGCTTTCGGGCCGGAGCGGATC
Coding sequences within it:
- the hisB gene encoding imidazoleglycerol-phosphate dehydratase HisB, encoding MERRARVHRTTRETNIVVEVLLDGQGRAKVELRPAFLAHILEVFAHHSLMDLTVTATGDLVHHLVEDVALALGAAMNQALGEREGIRRFGSALVPLDEALALASVDLARRPFSVTDLKLQREMIEDMPREDVAHFLRSLATAMEACVHIVVLYGENDHHKIEAGMKAFALALRTAMSSDPQRSGVPSSKGVI
- the hisH gene encoding imidazole glycerol phosphate synthase subunit HisH, yielding MRVLVLDYGVGNLFSLCAALERAGVEPVVAAEFPSEQDFAALVLPGVGHFTPVAERLGEMRDRLQQWLADGKPILGICLGMQILFEESEEGAGRGLSFFRGRVVRLPNSVKVPHIGWNALRVRQRHRLLEGIEDGAWVYFVHSYHPYPEDPTIILAEAEYGRTFPAIVAEGVLFGMQFHPEKSGGVGRRVLENFLAIARERWNS